Proteins encoded together in one Rossellomorea sp. y25 window:
- a CDS encoding SepM family pheromone-processing serine protease: MKTKTLIRTLVIMTIFMVATSFYYLPFYVTKPGGAHELDPIVEVKDGYEDEGELMLTTVRMGRANIYAYLIASIKKYEYIFPVEEIRSPHESDEEYNLRQLHLMADSQNHAIEVAFKKAGKPYEYTYKGIYVLNIYPSMPAEEVLMPGDRITAVDGNAFQSSEEFIEYVSKKKSGDSVKITFVRDKEEMVETISLEAFPDMPDKVGLGITLSDDKDIKTDPPVELDTEEIGGPSAGLMFSLEIYNQLTKDDITKGHSIAGTGTISENGEVGRIGGIEQKVIAADKAGAEYFLAPHETVTKEMKEKYPDLESNYTAAKRTAEDIGTDMKVIPVKTFDEALAFLQTLEK; this comes from the coding sequence ATGAAAACGAAAACATTAATTAGAACCTTAGTCATCATGACCATTTTTATGGTTGCTACATCCTTTTATTATCTTCCATTCTATGTAACGAAGCCGGGAGGTGCACATGAACTGGATCCGATCGTAGAAGTGAAGGATGGATATGAGGATGAAGGTGAATTAATGCTTACAACCGTCAGGATGGGTAGAGCAAATATCTATGCCTATCTTATTGCCAGCATAAAAAAATACGAATATATATTTCCTGTTGAAGAAATCAGAAGTCCTCATGAAAGTGACGAGGAATATAATCTTCGTCAACTTCACCTTATGGCCGACTCTCAAAACCATGCCATTGAAGTGGCCTTCAAAAAAGCAGGTAAACCCTATGAATACACATATAAAGGTATCTATGTCTTAAATATTTACCCGTCGATGCCAGCCGAGGAAGTTTTGATGCCTGGTGATCGTATTACAGCCGTTGATGGGAATGCATTTCAATCATCAGAGGAATTCATTGAATATGTGAGTAAGAAAAAAAGTGGGGATAGTGTGAAGATTACCTTCGTTCGGGATAAGGAAGAAATGGTGGAGACGATTTCCTTGGAGGCTTTCCCTGATATGCCCGATAAAGTAGGTCTTGGTATTACGCTGAGTGACGATAAAGACATCAAAACAGACCCACCGGTGGAACTGGATACTGAAGAGATTGGTGGCCCTTCCGCAGGATTGATGTTTAGCTTGGAGATTTATAATCAACTAACGAAGGATGACATTACGAAGGGTCATTCTATTGCGGGAACCGGGACGATTTCCGAAAACGGGGAAGTTGGACGCATTGGCGGTATAGAGCAGAAGGTCATTGCGGCTGACAAAGCGGGTGCAGAGTATTTTCTTGCTCCCCATGAAACGGTTACAAAGGAAATGAAAGAAAAATATCCTGATCTTGAATCGAACTATACTGCTGCCAAAAGAACAGCTGAAGACATTGGTACGGACATGAAAGTAATACCTGTGAAAACATTTGATGAAGCATTAGCATTTTTACAGACATTAGAAAAATAA
- a CDS encoding nucleotidyltransferase has translation MKATGVIVEYNPFHNGHLHHLRETRRATGADVVVAVMSGHFLQRGEPALVSKWSRTKMALEAGVDVVIELPYSFATQHAEFFSRGAISLLDAIGCESFCFGSEDGDIDTFEKTVLFIEANRKKYDTYISEFIQEGTSYPSALAKAFQMLGSGDSVIDLSKPNNILGFHYMEARNQIHSSLKAFTIPRESAGYHDEHFSSPSIASATSIRKNIFSSEGDIKIDSYLPPTSVDQLSQYQLEYGGFHRWENYWTFLQYKLLSSCKEELKEIYEIEEGIENRMIEFVKSSASFEEFMMKLKTKRYTWTRLQRMLLHVLTNTNKEEMRSRHNSPRHIRLLGMNKTGREFIHYQKKAMPLPLISKLSSANQKDIALDVRAAEIYSLGLENGAARKKLLHLEWSQPPIMI, from the coding sequence ATGAAAGCAACAGGAGTAATAGTAGAGTATAATCCCTTTCATAATGGCCATTTACATCATTTAAGGGAAACGAGAAGGGCAACAGGAGCTGATGTAGTGGTTGCGGTTATGAGTGGGCATTTCCTGCAACGTGGAGAGCCGGCACTGGTATCAAAATGGTCCCGCACCAAAATGGCTTTAGAAGCAGGGGTTGACGTTGTCATTGAGCTTCCCTATAGCTTTGCCACACAGCATGCTGAATTTTTTTCACGGGGAGCCATTTCACTCCTTGATGCCATCGGGTGTGAAAGCTTTTGTTTCGGCAGTGAAGATGGAGATATCGATACTTTCGAGAAAACGGTCCTATTCATCGAAGCGAATAGGAAGAAATACGATACATATATAAGTGAGTTCATCCAGGAAGGCACGAGCTATCCTTCTGCGTTGGCCAAAGCTTTCCAAATGCTCGGGAGCGGGGACTCGGTCATCGATCTAAGTAAGCCGAATAATATACTGGGATTTCATTATATGGAAGCAAGAAATCAGATTCACTCATCATTGAAAGCTTTCACCATCCCAAGGGAATCTGCTGGATACCATGATGAACATTTTTCTTCTCCTTCGATTGCGAGCGCTACAAGCATCAGGAAAAATATTTTCAGCAGTGAGGGTGATATCAAGATCGACTCTTATCTCCCCCCTACATCTGTTGATCAATTATCTCAGTACCAACTTGAGTACGGGGGATTCCATAGATGGGAAAATTATTGGACATTTTTGCAGTATAAGCTTCTTTCTTCGTGCAAAGAAGAACTGAAGGAGATATATGAAATAGAAGAAGGTATAGAGAATCGGATGATAGAGTTTGTTAAAAGCTCGGCTTCCTTTGAAGAATTCATGATGAAGCTTAAAACAAAACGATATACATGGACGCGTCTTCAACGAATGCTCCTTCATGTTTTAACCAATACAAATAAGGAAGAAATGCGAAGCAGACACAACTCCCCACGCCATATTCGCCTGCTTGGTATGAATAAAACTGGGAGGGAATTTATCCATTATCAGAAAAAAGCAATGCCTTTGCCTTTAATCAGCAAGCTTTCAAGTGCAAATCAAAAAGATATAGCTTTAGATGTCAGAGCGGCTGAAATTTATTCTTTAGGTTTAGAAAATGGGGCAGCCCGAAAAAAACTGCTTCATCTAGAATGGTCTCAACCGCCAATTATGATATAG
- a CDS encoding YceD family protein: protein MKWSIIQLQKFRDKGLSIDETINLDELKKIDPQIIEVSPIRVSGKADIGSNRVTFHLHIEGKLVLPCSRTLVDVDLPVDIKTIETYLLNETDYDQYEEEEIHRIQGDVIDLKPAIRELLLLEIPMQVISDEAREQDEMPSGKNWEVLTEEQAYQVEQEEEKKVDPRLAELAKLLDQNKKS from the coding sequence TTGAAATGGTCAATAATACAATTACAAAAATTTAGAGACAAGGGACTTTCCATTGACGAAACAATTAATTTGGATGAATTGAAAAAAATCGATCCCCAAATTATAGAAGTCTCACCTATTCGAGTGTCTGGAAAGGCAGATATCGGTTCGAACCGGGTCACCTTCCATCTTCATATAGAAGGAAAGTTAGTATTACCTTGCTCAAGAACCCTTGTGGATGTTGATTTACCAGTTGACATTAAAACGATTGAAACCTATCTTCTAAATGAAACTGATTATGATCAGTATGAGGAAGAGGAAATACATCGTATTCAAGGTGATGTTATTGATTTAAAACCTGCTATAAGAGAATTACTATTACTTGAGATTCCAATGCAAGTAATCAGTGATGAAGCGAGAGAACAAGATGAGATGCCTTCAGGTAAGAACTGGGAAGTTCTGACGGAAGAACAAGCTTATCAAGTCGAACAAGAGGAAGAGAAGAAAGTTGATCCTCGTCTCGCTGAGTTAGCAAAACTTCTTGATCAAAACAAGAAATCTTAA
- the rpmF gene encoding 50S ribosomal protein L32: MAVPFRRTSKTAKRQRRTHFKLRVPGMVACPNCGEMKLAHRVCKECGTYKGKEVVNK; the protein is encoded by the coding sequence ATGGCAGTACCTTTTAGAAGAACATCTAAAACAGCAAAAAGACAACGTCGTACACACTTCAAACTACGTGTACCTGGTATGGTAGCATGCCCAAACTGTGGTGAAATGAAACTAGCACACCGTGTTTGTAAAGAGTGCGGAACGTATAAAGGTAAAGAAGTTGTAAACAAATAA
- a CDS encoding enoyl-CoA hydratase/isomerase family protein, giving the protein MGEYMIHMNEEGILQFIINRPEKRNAVSYEIMAGLEKALDECIQNDHVKALLITGSGDQAFCSGGDLSQFHNLKTESESYGMLSKMGSLIMKLAFLPKPTIAFINGTAIGGGCEIATACDFRIAKRTTKMGFVQGNLAITTGWGGGTLLLERLSASNALSLLMTARVEEAEVLYDIGFVDELVDANVPIHEIPLIKLISQKSEGVLRAYKQQLLGKWDRKRVEENIMKEISQCSKLWASDEHHEAVERFFNK; this is encoded by the coding sequence TTGGGAGAATATATGATACATATGAATGAAGAAGGGATTCTGCAGTTTATCATCAACCGTCCGGAAAAACGAAATGCAGTGAGTTATGAAATTATGGCAGGACTCGAAAAAGCGCTAGATGAGTGTATTCAAAATGATCATGTGAAAGCGCTGCTTATTACTGGAAGTGGTGATCAGGCTTTTTGCTCCGGGGGAGATTTATCTCAATTTCATAACCTTAAAACAGAAAGTGAAAGTTATGGAATGCTCAGTAAAATGGGCAGCCTCATTATGAAACTAGCCTTCCTACCAAAACCTACAATCGCTTTTATTAATGGAACGGCGATTGGCGGAGGGTGTGAGATCGCCACTGCTTGTGACTTTAGAATCGCCAAAAGAACAACTAAGATGGGATTCGTTCAAGGGAATCTCGCCATTACCACAGGATGGGGAGGTGGGACCTTACTTCTTGAAAGGCTTTCAGCGTCTAATGCGCTTTCCCTGCTAATGACAGCAAGGGTGGAAGAAGCAGAAGTCCTTTATGATATAGGGTTTGTAGATGAACTAGTCGATGCCAATGTCCCAATCCATGAAATTCCCCTCATTAAATTGATCTCACAGAAATCAGAGGGAGTCTTGAGGGCATATAAGCAGCAACTTCTTGGGAAATGGGATAGAAAAAGAGTAGAAGAAAATATAATGAAGGAAATAAGCCAATGTTCAAAGCTATGGGCAAGTGATGAGCATCACGAGGCAGTGGAGAGATTCTTTAATAAATAG
- a CDS encoding RsfA family transcriptional regulator — MSSNRQDAWSQDEDVLLAEVVLRNIREGGTQLQAFEEVGRKLSRTSAACGFRWNSFVRKQYKSGIELAKKQRKQSKKDSPIGKANEENQEVQVESSPELEASEVFSMGSMINYLQKAEDAVRNGEKVRNENTQLHGQISYLKERLQEVEAELKEYEAKFNLLEEDHKSLLAIFEKARKMALLQGNEDKVKFQMDKNGNLQRLNK; from the coding sequence ATGTCTTCAAATAGGCAGGATGCATGGAGTCAAGATGAAGATGTGTTGTTAGCGGAAGTGGTATTACGCAATATACGAGAAGGTGGTACCCAGCTTCAAGCGTTTGAAGAGGTAGGAAGAAAACTATCAAGAACGTCAGCGGCTTGCGGCTTTCGTTGGAACTCATTTGTTCGTAAACAATATAAATCCGGAATCGAACTTGCTAAAAAACAAAGAAAGCAATCTAAAAAGGACTCTCCAATAGGTAAGGCAAATGAAGAAAATCAAGAAGTGCAAGTAGAGAGTTCACCAGAGCTTGAAGCTTCTGAAGTGTTTTCAATGGGGAGTATGATAAATTATCTTCAAAAAGCTGAAGATGCCGTTCGAAACGGGGAAAAAGTACGGAATGAAAATACTCAGCTTCATGGACAAATCTCTTATTTGAAAGAAAGGCTTCAAGAGGTTGAAGCTGAGTTGAAAGAGTATGAAGCAAAATTTAATCTTCTTGAAGAAGATCATAAGTCATTATTAGCTATTTTTGAAAAAGCAAGGAAAATGGCTCTTTTGCAAGGAAATGAAGACAAAGTGAAGTTTCAGATGGATAAAAACGGCAACCTTCAGCGGTTGAATAAATGA